One Streptomyces sp. NBC_00554 DNA segment encodes these proteins:
- a CDS encoding FAD-dependent monooxygenase produces MKIACVGGGPAGLYFSILMKRQDPSHDITVYERNPAGSTYGWGVTYWAGLLDKLSEGDPESARAVSENSVRWSEGVAQVGESRTVHPGDEGFGIGRRRLLDLLAERAESLGVRVEFEHEVTADRLPDADLVVAGDGVNSALRERHADHFGSDIALGRNVYSWLGTTKVFDSFTFSFVETDHGWIWCYAYPFSGEHSTCVVECSPETWTGLGLDTASEGDGLALLEKLFADLLDGHGLIGRAQSDGSAQWLNFRTLTNRTWRRGNLVLIGDAAHTTHYSIGAGTTLALEDALSLAGALREIPELDAALAHYEQERRAALLSIQSAARHSAQWYENLPRYIHLPPAQMFALLGQRHSPLLPYIPPQLYYRIDRAAGQLEALRRFKRWLGPRLARTVQARTQR; encoded by the coding sequence GTGAAGATCGCGTGCGTCGGTGGCGGACCCGCCGGCCTGTACTTCTCGATCCTGATGAAGCGCCAGGACCCGTCCCACGACATCACCGTCTACGAACGGAATCCGGCCGGGTCGACCTACGGCTGGGGCGTGACGTACTGGGCGGGCCTGCTCGACAAGCTCAGCGAAGGCGACCCCGAGTCCGCGCGCGCCGTCAGCGAGAACTCGGTCCGCTGGAGCGAGGGGGTCGCCCAGGTGGGCGAGAGCAGGACCGTCCACCCCGGCGACGAGGGGTTCGGAATCGGCCGCCGCCGACTGCTCGACCTGCTCGCCGAACGGGCCGAATCCCTCGGCGTGCGCGTCGAGTTCGAGCACGAGGTGACCGCCGACCGGCTGCCCGACGCCGATCTCGTCGTCGCGGGCGACGGAGTCAACAGCGCCCTGCGGGAGCGCCATGCCGACCACTTCGGCAGTGACATCGCACTGGGCCGGAACGTCTACAGCTGGCTCGGCACCACCAAGGTCTTCGACTCCTTCACCTTCTCCTTCGTGGAGACCGATCATGGCTGGATCTGGTGCTACGCCTACCCGTTCAGCGGGGAGCACAGCACCTGCGTCGTCGAGTGCTCTCCCGAGACCTGGACCGGTCTGGGGCTCGACACGGCGAGCGAGGGTGACGGCCTCGCCCTCCTCGAGAAGCTCTTCGCCGACCTCCTGGACGGACACGGGCTGATCGGGCGGGCGCAGAGCGACGGCAGCGCGCAGTGGCTGAACTTCCGCACCCTGACCAACCGGACCTGGCGCCGAGGCAACCTCGTCCTGATCGGTGACGCCGCCCACACCACGCACTACTCGATCGGCGCGGGCACCACCCTCGCTCTGGAGGACGCCCTCTCGCTGGCCGGAGCGCTGCGCGAGATCCCGGAGCTGGACGCCGCCCTCGCCCACTACGAGCAGGAGCGCAGGGCCGCGCTCCTGTCGATCCAGAGCGCGGCCCGCCACAGCGCCCAGTGGTACGAGAACCTCCCGCGCTACATCCACCTGCCGCCGGCGCAGATGTTCGCCCTGCTCGGCCAGCGCCATTCGCCGCTGCTGCCGTACATCCCGCCGCAGCTGTACTACCGCATCGACCGAGCGGCCGGACAGCTGGAGGCACTGCGCCGGTTCAAGCGCTGGCTGGGTCCGCGGCTCGCGCGAACGGTGCAGGCCCGCACTCAGCGGTAG
- a CDS encoding MFS transporter, giving the protein MAALRERLTVPVLAFGAIVMAVTQTVVVPLLPDLPRLTGASAGEVSWMVTATLLAGAVLTPVLGRAGDMYGKRRVLLIAFGLMTLGSLVCAVTSDIGILIAARALQGAAAAVVPLSISILRDELPPERTGSAVAMMSSTLGIGAALGLPLAALIVQYANWHVMFWATAALGALGLALASWAVRESPVREPGRFDTLGALGLAAGLVCLLLGVSQGGQWGWGSPRILGLFVACAVVLTLWWVQQRRAERPLVDLKLATRPRVALPHLAALLTGFAFYSNTLVTAQLVQAPEATGYGLGLSIVATGLCLLPGGVTMLLLSPVSARISTNRGPRVTLAIGAGVIALGYVLRIADSRDLWAIILGATVVSIGTTFAYSALPTLIIRAVPAGQTASANGVNVLMRTIGQAVCSAAVAAVLVHHTSLIGGAPVPTLHGYLLAFAMAGTVALVACAAALAIPADPASRDTERARDRTEVSRDEALEGA; this is encoded by the coding sequence ATGGCGGCTCTGCGTGAGCGATTGACGGTCCCGGTGCTCGCGTTCGGCGCGATCGTCATGGCCGTCACACAGACGGTGGTGGTGCCGCTGTTGCCGGACCTTCCCCGGCTGACGGGCGCCTCGGCGGGCGAGGTCTCCTGGATGGTGACGGCGACGCTGCTGGCCGGAGCGGTGCTCACTCCCGTCCTCGGCCGGGCGGGAGACATGTACGGCAAGCGGCGCGTACTGCTGATCGCGTTCGGGCTGATGACGCTGGGCTCGCTCGTGTGCGCCGTCACGTCCGACATCGGCATATTGATCGCGGCACGTGCTCTGCAGGGCGCGGCGGCGGCCGTCGTGCCGCTGTCGATCAGCATCCTGCGGGACGAACTGCCGCCGGAGCGCACGGGCAGCGCGGTGGCGATGATGAGCTCCACCCTGGGCATCGGCGCCGCCCTCGGCCTGCCGCTCGCCGCGCTGATCGTCCAGTACGCCAACTGGCACGTCATGTTCTGGGCGACGGCCGCACTCGGCGCCCTCGGTCTCGCGCTCGCCTCGTGGGCGGTGCGCGAGTCGCCCGTCCGCGAGCCGGGCCGCTTCGACACGCTGGGCGCGCTGGGTCTCGCCGCGGGCCTGGTCTGTCTGCTGCTGGGTGTCTCGCAGGGCGGCCAGTGGGGTTGGGGCAGCCCCCGGATCCTGGGCCTGTTCGTGGCCTGCGCGGTCGTCCTGACCCTGTGGTGGGTGCAGCAGCGTCGCGCCGAACGACCCCTGGTCGACCTGAAGCTGGCCACCCGCCCGCGCGTCGCGCTGCCGCACCTGGCGGCGCTTCTGACCGGCTTCGCCTTCTACTCGAACACCCTGGTGACCGCACAACTCGTGCAGGCGCCCGAGGCCACCGGCTACGGGCTCGGGCTGTCCATCGTGGCGACCGGCCTGTGCCTGCTGCCCGGCGGTGTGACCATGCTGCTGCTCTCGCCCGTCTCGGCGCGCATCTCCACCAACCGCGGCCCGCGTGTGACGCTGGCCATCGGCGCCGGGGTCATCGCCCTCGGCTATGTCCTGCGCATCGCGGACAGCCGCGACCTGTGGGCGATCATCCTGGGTGCCACGGTCGTGTCGATCGGAACGACCTTCGCCTACTCGGCCCTGCCCACCCTCATCATCCGCGCCGTGCCCGCCGGGCAGACCGCGTCCGCGAACGGCGTCAACGTCCTGATGCGGACCATCGGCCAGGCCGTGTGCAGCGCCGCCGTCGCCGCCGTGCTCGTCCACCACACCAGCCTCATCGGGGGCGCCCCGGTGCCCACGCTGCACGGCTATCTGCTGGCCTTCGCCATGGCGGGTACGGTCGCCCTGGTGGCCTGCGCCGCCGCGCTTGCGATACCCGCCGACCCCGCCTCCCGTGACACCGAACGTGCCCGCGACCGTACCGAAGTGTCCCGCGACGAGGCACTCGAAGGAGCATGA
- a CDS encoding TetR family transcriptional regulator: protein MSTVTTPPPGLTASATAAPRRDAEATKAAILRAARHLLARRAHADITLKAVADRAGVSPPLILKYFGNKDALFARVMSFDSDTAALLDAPLEDLGRHMVRHLLVGQTERGADPILRIVFAPLQGEQGDILRANFRTQVSDRLAERLTGPDAGLRAELAVSTLLGLGVMYGIARGTSLRATAIEDIVDRYGPTVQAHLTRPV, encoded by the coding sequence ATGAGTACCGTGACCACCCCGCCCCCCGGTCTCACGGCATCCGCCACCGCCGCGCCGCGCCGCGACGCCGAGGCGACGAAGGCGGCCATCCTCCGCGCGGCCCGCCATCTACTGGCCCGCCGCGCCCACGCGGACATCACGCTCAAGGCGGTCGCCGACCGGGCCGGGGTGAGCCCGCCGCTGATCCTCAAGTACTTCGGAAACAAGGACGCGCTGTTCGCGCGTGTCATGTCCTTCGACTCCGACACGGCCGCGCTGCTGGACGCGCCGCTGGAGGACCTCGGCCGGCACATGGTCCGCCATCTGCTGGTCGGCCAGACCGAGCGCGGCGCCGATCCCATCCTGCGGATCGTCTTCGCCCCGCTCCAGGGCGAGCAGGGCGACATACTGCGCGCCAACTTCCGCACCCAGGTCAGCGACCGGCTCGCCGAACGCCTCACCGGCCCCGACGCGGGCCTGCGCGCCGAACTCGCCGTCAGCACGCTGCTAGGCCTCGGCGTCATGTACGGCATCGCCCGCGGCACCAGTCTGCGTGCGACCGCGATCGAGGACATCGTCGACCGGTACGGCCCCACGGTGCAGGCCCACCTCACGCGCCCGGTGTGA
- a CDS encoding alpha-ketoglutarate-dependent dioxygenase AlkB → MSTHLQGSLFDQTDEPHLTPLKGMRRTTLGHGAWIDLLPGWLGGADALFDRLLSDVPWRAERRQMYEQVVDVPRLLAYYADGDALPHPVLDEARDALSAHYAAELGEPFTTAGLCYYRDGRDSVAWHGDRIGRGAREDTMVAILSVGAPRDLLLRPRNGGDTVRHPLGHGDLIVMGGSCQRTWEHAIPKSARAAGPRISVQFRPHGVN, encoded by the coding sequence ATGTCCACGCACCTCCAGGGCTCCCTCTTCGACCAGACCGACGAGCCGCACCTCACCCCGCTGAAGGGGATGCGCCGGACCACGCTGGGCCACGGCGCCTGGATCGACCTGCTGCCCGGGTGGCTCGGCGGGGCCGACGCCCTGTTCGACCGGCTCCTCTCCGACGTGCCGTGGCGGGCCGAGCGGCGGCAGATGTACGAGCAGGTGGTGGACGTACCGAGACTGCTCGCCTACTACGCCGACGGCGACGCGCTGCCGCATCCGGTTCTCGACGAGGCGCGGGACGCCCTGTCCGCGCACTACGCCGCCGAGCTCGGTGAACCGTTCACCACGGCCGGGCTCTGCTACTACCGCGACGGCCGCGACAGCGTGGCCTGGCACGGGGACCGGATCGGGCGTGGCGCGCGCGAGGACACCATGGTCGCCATCCTCTCCGTGGGCGCCCCGCGCGATCTGCTGCTGCGTCCGCGCAACGGAGGGGACACCGTGCGGCACCCTCTCGGGCACGGCGACCTGATCGTGATGGGCGGCTCCTGCCAGCGCACCTGGGAGCACGCCATCCCCAAGTCGGCGCGGGCGGCGGGACCTCGGATCAGCGTCCAGTTCCGCCCGCACGGGGTGAACTGA
- a CDS encoding NAD(P)/FAD-dependent oxidoreductase — translation MKHRIVVLGAGYAGAFAAGNLARRLSAADIEITVVNAVPDFVERMRLHQLAIGQDLAFRTLADVFAGTGVRLRLARVTGVDPERRTVAVTGEDGDGELAYDTLLYALGSSVAHHGVPGVAEYAFDVTGRSSALRLRERLAGLGGGGTVLVVGEGLTGIETATEFAESRPDLSVALAARGELGAWLSPKARRHLRQAFDRLGITVHEHTGIEAVEPTRAIAADGTSIPADVTVWAAGFAVHPIAAASGLEVADTGQIVVDRTMRSVSHPDVYAAGDCAYAIGDNGRLLPMSCGSAGYTNMQATAAIIARLTGSEVPTTGLKYYGNHISLGRRDAIFQMVDGDVRSKSWYLGGRTAARLKSGVLKGAGWAIVHPTFGMPKRRRRLATAPDRAGARVAA, via the coding sequence ATGAAGCACCGCATCGTCGTACTCGGCGCCGGATATGCCGGGGCCTTCGCCGCCGGAAACCTGGCACGCCGGCTCTCGGCCGCCGACATCGAGATCACCGTCGTGAACGCCGTGCCCGACTTTGTTGAGCGGATGCGACTCCACCAGCTCGCGATCGGCCAGGACCTCGCGTTCCGCACGCTCGCGGACGTCTTCGCGGGCACCGGGGTGCGGCTGCGCCTGGCGCGCGTCACCGGCGTCGACCCCGAGCGCAGGACCGTCGCCGTGACCGGCGAGGACGGCGACGGCGAGCTCGCGTACGACACGCTTCTCTACGCGCTCGGCAGCTCCGTGGCCCACCATGGCGTCCCCGGCGTGGCCGAGTACGCCTTCGATGTGACCGGCCGGTCCTCGGCGCTGCGTCTGCGCGAGCGCCTGGCCGGCCTGGGCGGGGGCGGCACCGTGCTGGTCGTCGGTGAGGGGCTGACCGGCATCGAGACCGCCACCGAGTTCGCCGAGTCCCGGCCCGACCTCTCGGTCGCGCTCGCCGCGCGCGGCGAGCTGGGCGCCTGGCTCTCCCCGAAGGCCCGCCGTCACCTGCGCCAGGCCTTCGACCGGCTCGGCATCACCGTCCACGAGCACACCGGCATCGAAGCCGTCGAGCCGACACGGGCGATCGCCGCGGACGGTACGTCCATCCCGGCCGATGTGACCGTGTGGGCGGCCGGGTTCGCCGTGCACCCCATCGCTGCCGCAAGCGGCCTGGAGGTCGCCGACACCGGCCAGATCGTCGTCGACCGCACCATGCGCTCGGTCTCGCACCCGGACGTCTACGCCGCCGGTGACTGCGCCTACGCGATCGGCGACAACGGCCGGCTGCTGCCGATGTCCTGCGGCTCGGCCGGCTACACCAACATGCAGGCGACCGCCGCGATCATCGCGCGCCTGACGGGCAGCGAGGTCCCGACCACCGGGCTGAAGTACTACGGCAACCACATCAGCCTCGGGCGGCGGGACGCGATCTTCCAGATGGTGGACGGGGACGTCCGGTCCAAGTCCTGGTACCTGGGCGGCCGGACGGCCGCGCGGCTCAAGTCGGGCGTGCTCAAGGGGGCCGGGTGGGCCATCGTCCACCCCACCTTCGGCATGCCGAAGCGCAGGCGCCGCCTGGCCACCGCGCCCGACCGGGCCGGTGCGAGGGTCGCCGCATAG
- a CDS encoding sigma-70 family RNA polymerase sigma factor, giving the protein MDSAALDRFEASRGRLASLAYRLLGSAADAEDAVQDTFLRWQAADRERVEVPEAWLTRVVTNLCLDRLRSARARHERAAGAWLPEPLLEGDPMLGPADTFEQRESVSLAVLTLLERLSPVERAVYVLREAFSYSHAEIAGILDITESASQQHVHRARFRVAAKRRRGGEADPASARRVVAEFLVAATSGRTERLVALLTDDVTAVSDGAGLGQRLLRYETRERVASFVRGGFKPTPAKRRLAGGSPAIHIALVNGSPAVLAVVDDRVVGIVAFEVSDGKVASLRGIAAADRLARLNETWRQREPDEPVIDAW; this is encoded by the coding sequence ATGGACAGCGCAGCCCTCGATCGGTTCGAGGCCAGCCGGGGCAGGCTGGCCTCTCTGGCGTACCGTCTGCTCGGCTCGGCCGCCGACGCCGAGGACGCCGTGCAGGACACATTCCTGCGCTGGCAGGCCGCGGACCGCGAACGGGTGGAGGTGCCGGAAGCGTGGCTGACCAGGGTCGTCACCAATCTCTGTCTCGACCGGCTCCGCTCGGCGCGGGCGCGCCACGAGCGAGCGGCCGGTGCCTGGCTGCCCGAGCCACTTCTCGAGGGCGACCCGATGCTCGGCCCGGCCGACACCTTCGAACAGCGCGAATCGGTGTCCTTGGCCGTACTGACCCTTTTGGAGCGCCTCTCGCCGGTCGAGCGGGCCGTCTACGTCCTGCGTGAGGCCTTCTCGTACAGCCATGCCGAGATCGCCGGGATCCTCGACATCACCGAGTCCGCGAGCCAGCAGCATGTCCACCGGGCCCGGTTCCGGGTCGCCGCCAAACGCCGCCGCGGGGGTGAGGCCGACCCCGCGTCCGCGCGCCGGGTCGTCGCGGAGTTCCTCGTCGCCGCCACGTCGGGGCGCACCGAACGGCTGGTGGCGCTGCTCACCGACGATGTGACGGCGGTCTCGGACGGTGCCGGACTGGGCCAGCGGCTGTTGCGGTACGAGACGCGTGAGCGGGTCGCCTCTTTCGTGCGGGGCGGCTTCAAGCCCACACCGGCGAAGCGGCGGCTGGCCGGCGGCTCGCCCGCGATCCACATCGCGCTGGTCAACGGCTCCCCGGCCGTCCTAGCAGTCGTCGACGACCGGGTCGTGGGCATCGTGGCGTTCGAAGTCAGCGACGGCAAGGTCGCGTCCCTGCGCGGCATCGCCGCCGCGGACCGGCTCGCGCGCCTCAACGAGACCTGGCGGCAGCGTGAACCCGACGAGCCGGTCATCGACGCATGGTGA
- a CDS encoding aminoglycoside phosphotransferase family protein translates to MSAGPMHAHEVPIDDSLVRRLLAAQFPRWAGLPLKRVTSSGTVNALYRLGDDMAVRLPRVPEGAGDVEKEGRWLPLLAPLLPFAVPEILATGVPGEGYPWSWSVLRWLEGELPAPDRLTDADGLAADLGLFVAALWRVDLPGGPPAYRGGQLTSVDDETRSSLGELDGMIDTSAATTAWEAALSAPLWTGQDVWLHSDLMPMNLLTRQGRLSAVLDFGTLGTGDPACDLIPAWNLLPAGARPAFRHATGADDATWARGRGWALSMALNQLPYYRTTNPVMAANAEHVIREVLADPE, encoded by the coding sequence ATGTCCGCAGGCCCCATGCACGCCCACGAAGTGCCGATCGACGACTCGCTCGTACGGCGGTTGCTGGCAGCGCAGTTCCCCCGCTGGGCCGGCCTGCCGCTCAAACGCGTCACGTCGTCCGGGACCGTCAACGCCCTCTACCGGCTCGGCGACGACATGGCCGTACGCCTCCCCCGCGTCCCGGAGGGCGCCGGCGACGTGGAGAAGGAGGGACGGTGGCTGCCGCTCCTCGCTCCGCTGCTTCCGTTCGCCGTTCCCGAGATCCTCGCGACCGGAGTGCCCGGCGAGGGATACCCGTGGTCCTGGAGCGTGCTCCGCTGGCTCGAGGGCGAACTCCCCGCGCCGGACCGCCTCACCGACGCGGACGGGCTGGCCGCCGATCTCGGTCTCTTCGTCGCCGCGCTGTGGCGGGTGGACCTGCCGGGCGGGCCGCCCGCCTACCGGGGCGGACAGCTGACATCCGTGGACGACGAGACGCGCTCCTCGCTCGGCGAACTGGACGGCATGATCGACACATCCGCCGCCACGACGGCCTGGGAGGCGGCGCTGTCGGCTCCCCTCTGGACCGGGCAGGACGTGTGGCTCCATTCCGACCTGATGCCGATGAACCTCCTCACCCGCCAGGGCCGCCTCAGCGCCGTCCTCGACTTCGGCACCCTCGGCACCGGCGACCCGGCCTGTGACCTCATCCCCGCCTGGAACCTTCTCCCCGCCGGGGCGAGACCCGCCTTCCGGCACGCGACAGGCGCCGACGACGCCACCTGGGCACGCGGCCGCGGCTGGGCCCTGTCCATGGCCCTGAACCAGCTCCCGTACTACCGCACGACGAACCCCGTGATGGCCGCCAATGCCGAGCACGTGATCCGCGAGGTCCTCGCCGATCCCGAGTGA
- a CDS encoding tetratricopeptide repeat protein has protein sequence MYGKAFAPEYQGALTTLSVNSSLTDVLAAGTEQLREAERVGARAEAARSGLAVAEAHRRLGQVADADRAWKASYRTAREAGDEGAMAWALWSGGTLARQRGAFPLAWRLLRLAAELGEHAGDVVVRGYSLAGLAETGRIQGDYAAVTELHEQLLAEARKRGEARHTVWALEGIAQIHRNTGAYDTAYAMFEEAAQIAARAEDRRGHAWALRGLADIVSVRDQDPDRALELLSEAETSCRAMNLSGALAYNHKMRGNVLYRAGRYEQARDVYAQALAEFEAMSEPRGQALARLGLVKSLARLGRDRAETATDLAELARVLESIGLRHAGRMVERARTELGLGLLPSAVQGTGADDVDVMAHSADGAGTEVAR, from the coding sequence ATGTACGGCAAGGCCTTCGCCCCGGAGTACCAGGGCGCATTGACCACCCTGTCCGTGAACTCCTCACTGACCGACGTACTCGCGGCCGGTACCGAGCAACTCCGCGAGGCCGAGCGCGTGGGCGCCCGGGCCGAAGCGGCGCGTTCGGGGCTCGCGGTCGCCGAGGCGCACCGGCGTCTGGGACAGGTGGCGGACGCCGACCGGGCGTGGAAGGCGAGTTACCGCACCGCTCGCGAGGCGGGGGACGAGGGGGCGATGGCGTGGGCGCTGTGGAGCGGCGGCACGCTGGCCAGGCAGCGCGGCGCGTTCCCGCTGGCATGGCGGCTGCTGCGGCTGGCCGCCGAACTCGGCGAGCACGCCGGGGACGTCGTGGTGCGCGGCTACTCCCTGGCGGGGCTGGCGGAGACCGGCCGCATCCAGGGCGACTACGCAGCCGTGACCGAACTGCACGAACAACTCCTGGCCGAGGCACGCAAGCGCGGCGAGGCCCGCCACACCGTATGGGCCCTGGAGGGCATCGCGCAGATACACCGCAACACCGGCGCCTACGACACGGCGTACGCCATGTTCGAGGAGGCGGCCCAGATCGCCGCGCGCGCCGAGGACCGGCGCGGTCACGCCTGGGCCCTGCGCGGGCTCGCGGACATCGTCTCCGTACGCGACCAGGACCCCGACCGCGCGCTGGAGCTGCTGAGCGAGGCGGAGACGTCCTGCCGTGCGATGAACCTGTCCGGTGCGCTCGCCTACAACCACAAGATGCGCGGCAACGTCCTTTACCGAGCCGGGCGTTACGAGCAGGCGCGCGACGTCTACGCACAGGCGCTGGCGGAGTTCGAGGCGATGAGCGAGCCCCGCGGGCAGGCCCTTGCCCGACTCGGCCTGGTCAAGTCCCTGGCCCGCCTCGGCCGCGACCGCGCCGAGACCGCCACGGATCTGGCCGAACTGGCCCGCGTACTGGAGAGCATCGGACTGCGCCACGCCGGGCGGATGGTCGAGCGGGCACGGACGGAACTCGGCCTCGGTCTCCTGCCCTCCGCCGTGCAGGGCACGGGCGCGGATGACGTGGACGTCATGGCCCACTCGGCCGACGGCGCAGGCACGGAGGTCGCACGATGA
- a CDS encoding M4 family metallopeptidase, which yields MRRPHIRRVAIAVAVTTAVTLPTGPAFAAAPDSSVRAAASVSSPVDAARAAAFAHASATGVGQGDTLQAKDVMTDPDGKQHVRFVRTHLGMPVLGGDLVVHLGKQSDYLGVTRAADHAVEPETTEAKLTPQQAEQKAATVAKGDAGAAELVVDARDGAAALAYQVRVTDSDTAEAGGSRTVVVDAGSGRIRSNTPDSDEFISPTLGETLRERGEQLNPETGTSARPTGLLGATAATTYPVKATGTGASLFAGKVTLTTTRTARTSYLLKDPTRWNTETRDARGQELEAFARGKKFTDADNKWGNGATSSRVTAAVDAQYGITKTLDFYKATFGRKGIKNNSAGARAMVHFGNKVGNAFWDSTCGCMLYGDGDGDMLKKPLVVLDVTGHELTHGVVDATAALEPTRVDQDGNQYGEPGSLNESLADIFGSAVEFSANNPKNPPNYLVGEKLGLAQKFLRRLDQPSLDKLEGAVDYWSPEAYDTEVHAGSGVSSHAYYLLAEGSGRKTIGSVTYDSPTYDGSRVTGIGRAKATAIFYRALTRYMVSTTDFHDARKATLKAAADMYGASSTEYKTVAKAWAAVNVTAANGR from the coding sequence GTGCGTAGACCCCACATACGCCGCGTGGCGATCGCCGTCGCGGTGACGACGGCCGTCACGCTCCCGACCGGCCCCGCCTTCGCGGCCGCGCCCGACTCGTCGGTACGCGCCGCGGCTTCGGTCTCATCACCGGTGGACGCCGCCCGGGCGGCCGCGTTCGCCCACGCGTCGGCCACCGGCGTCGGCCAAGGCGACACCCTGCAGGCCAAGGACGTCATGACGGACCCGGACGGCAAGCAGCACGTCCGCTTCGTCCGCACCCACCTCGGTATGCCGGTCCTCGGCGGCGACCTGGTCGTCCACCTCGGCAAGCAGTCCGACTACCTCGGCGTGACCCGGGCCGCCGACCATGCCGTCGAGCCGGAAACCACCGAGGCGAAACTGACGCCGCAGCAGGCCGAGCAGAAGGCCGCCACGGTCGCGAAGGGCGACGCGGGCGCCGCCGAGCTCGTCGTCGACGCCCGTGACGGCGCGGCCGCACTCGCGTACCAGGTGCGGGTGACGGACAGCGACACGGCCGAGGCCGGCGGCTCCCGCACGGTAGTGGTGGACGCCGGGTCCGGCCGGATACGCAGCAACACTCCCGACAGCGACGAGTTCATCTCGCCGACCCTGGGAGAGACGCTGCGCGAGCGTGGCGAGCAGCTGAACCCCGAGACGGGCACGTCGGCCCGGCCGACCGGACTACTCGGCGCGACAGCTGCCACGACGTACCCCGTCAAGGCCACCGGCACCGGCGCCTCCCTCTTCGCCGGCAAGGTGACGCTGACCACCACCCGTACCGCGCGCACCAGTTACCTCCTCAAGGACCCCACCCGGTGGAACACCGAGACCCGGGACGCCAGAGGCCAGGAACTGGAAGCCTTCGCGCGCGGCAAGAAGTTCACCGACGCCGACAACAAATGGGGCAACGGGGCCACCTCCAGCCGGGTCACCGCCGCGGTCGACGCCCAGTACGGCATCACCAAGACCCTGGACTTCTACAAGGCGACCTTCGGCCGCAAGGGCATCAAGAACAACAGCGCCGGCGCCCGCGCGATGGTCCACTTCGGCAACAAGGTCGGCAACGCCTTCTGGGACTCGACGTGCGGCTGCATGCTGTACGGCGACGGAGACGGCGACATGCTCAAGAAGCCGCTGGTCGTCCTCGACGTCACAGGGCACGAGCTGACCCACGGCGTCGTCGACGCGACCGCCGCCCTCGAACCCACCCGCGTGGACCAGGACGGCAACCAGTACGGCGAGCCGGGCTCGCTGAACGAGTCCCTCGCCGACATCTTCGGCTCGGCGGTCGAGTTCTCCGCCAACAACCCCAAGAACCCGCCCAATTACCTGGTGGGCGAGAAGCTCGGCCTGGCGCAGAAGTTCCTGCGCCGCCTCGACCAACCGTCCCTGGACAAGCTGGAAGGCGCCGTCGACTACTGGTCGCCCGAGGCCTACGACACCGAGGTCCACGCGGGCTCCGGCGTCTCCTCGCACGCGTACTACCTGCTCGCCGAGGGCAGCGGCAGGAAGACGATCGGCAGCGTCACGTACGACTCGCCCACGTACGACGGTTCGCGGGTAACCGGCATCGGACGTGCCAAGGCCACGGCGATCTTCTACCGCGCGCTCACCCGCTACATGGTCTCCACGACCGACTTCCACGACGCGCGGAAGGCCACGCTCAAGGCCGCCGCCGACATGTACGGAGCGAGCAGCACGGAGTACAAGACGGTGGCCAAGGCCTGGGCCGCGGTCAATGTCACCGCTGCCAACGGGCGGTAA
- a CDS encoding AIM24 family protein — protein sequence MKGDLFSSDHMVQSAVAPGMTIQNAKSIKYAVNGDMLARQGAMIAYRGNLQFERKGQGVGGMLKRAVTGEGLPLMTVRGQGEAWFAHEAQNCFIVDIEPGDVFTVNGRNVLCFDATVSYEIKTVKGAGISGGGLFNSVFTGHGKLGLVCEGNPLVIPVSPQQPVFVDTDAIVGWTANLHTSLHRSQSIGSMIRGGSGEAVQLKLEGEGYVVVRPSEATPQKAQQH from the coding sequence ATGAAGGGTGATCTCTTTTCCAGTGACCACATGGTGCAGTCCGCCGTAGCGCCGGGCATGACCATCCAGAACGCCAAGTCGATCAAGTACGCCGTCAACGGCGACATGCTCGCGCGCCAGGGGGCGATGATCGCCTACCGGGGGAATCTGCAGTTCGAGCGCAAGGGCCAGGGCGTCGGCGGCATGCTCAAACGGGCCGTCACCGGTGAGGGACTGCCGCTGATGACCGTCCGCGGGCAGGGCGAGGCCTGGTTCGCGCACGAGGCGCAGAACTGTTTCATCGTCGACATAGAGCCGGGCGACGTGTTCACCGTCAACGGGCGCAATGTGCTGTGCTTCGACGCCACGGTGTCCTACGAGATAAAGACCGTGAAGGGCGCGGGCATCTCGGGCGGCGGGCTCTTCAACAGCGTCTTCACCGGCCATGGCAAGCTCGGTCTTGTCTGCGAGGGCAACCCGCTGGTCATCCCCGTCTCACCGCAGCAGCCGGTGTTCGTCGACACGGACGCGATCGTCGGCTGGACCGCCAATCTGCACACCTCGCTGCACCGTTCGCAGTCGATCGGCTCGATGATCCGCGGCGGCTCCGGTGAGGCCGTGCAGCTCAAGCTGGAGGGCGAGGGGTACGTCGTCGTACGGCCCAGCGAGGCGACACCGCAGAAGGCTCAGCAGCACTAG